The Streptomyces aurantiacus genome includes a region encoding these proteins:
- a CDS encoding DUF1360 domain-containing protein has translation MGTATENRLAGRLQGFLRGTKKNYSAGHERPLGGYLAAMAGFGVYTAAWATVVRLRGRPLPDRPAPWDVALTAVAAFRLSRLLSKAAVTSPLRAPFTKYVGPQGPAELQEEAQAGDGKDTVGELVTCPFCTSVWVVSTLTAGQLLWPQATRTAMGALAALAGADALQLTYAALVDKTEGE, from the coding sequence ATGGGCACAGCAACTGAGAACCGCCTCGCGGGACGTCTGCAGGGATTCCTCCGAGGCACGAAGAAGAACTATTCGGCAGGGCACGAGCGTCCCCTGGGCGGCTATCTGGCGGCCATGGCCGGATTCGGGGTGTATACGGCGGCCTGGGCGACGGTGGTACGGCTCCGGGGGCGCCCCCTGCCCGACCGGCCCGCGCCCTGGGACGTGGCGCTGACCGCGGTGGCCGCCTTCCGGCTCAGCCGCCTGCTCAGCAAGGCAGCGGTGACCAGCCCTCTGCGAGCCCCGTTCACGAAGTACGTCGGTCCGCAGGGCCCGGCCGAACTGCAGGAGGAGGCACAGGCCGGCGACGGCAAGGACACCGTCGGTGAGCTGGTCACCTGCCCGTTCTGCACGAGTGTGTGGGTGGTGTCGACCCTGACCGCCGGCCAGTTGCTCTGGCCGCAGGCCACGCGCACCGCCATGGGCGCGCTCGCGGCCCTGGCCGGAGCGGACGCGCTGCAACTGACGTACGCGGCGCTGGTGGACAAGACCGAAGGCGAGTGA
- a CDS encoding glycoside hydrolase family 43 protein yields MAFFDNPVIPGFSPDPSICRVGDDYYVATSSFEYVPGVPIRHSRDLVNWRLIGHALDRPSQLDLPDTAPASTGVYAPTLRHHDGLFWLITTVVAGAGNVLVTAEDPAGPWSDPVPVGVPGIDPDLAWEEDGTCWCVFSAGGIRGVRIDPKSGRLLGEPVPMWSGSGLQYPEGPHLYRIGDWWYLLLSEGGTERGHALSVARARTLPGPFEPHPANPVLSHRSTGHPVQSTGHGDLVQAGDGTWWMVLLGTRPRGDTPMYHGMGRETFLAPVRWEDGWPLPGPLEPRAEAPALTPHPWPREPDRDDFDSPTLAPCWVSLRRNDPEATRLDERPGHLVLHARADSLDTPGALFVGRRQRDPDCTARTLADITGDGRGGLAVRLDEAHHYEVEVADGTVRAVARIGPLRQAIAQRPVPDGPVTLRIDVTTTDVLPPSVTVRDPQTAPPSGLRAGGPDTLRLGYETDGGRFEVLAELDGRYLTTEVAGGFTGRVFGMYATRGSAAFDWFELRPA; encoded by the coding sequence ATGGCGTTCTTCGACAATCCCGTCATACCCGGCTTCAGTCCCGACCCGAGCATCTGCCGGGTCGGCGACGACTACTACGTGGCCACGTCCAGCTTCGAATACGTACCCGGCGTGCCGATCCGGCACAGCCGTGACCTGGTGAACTGGCGGCTGATCGGGCACGCGTTGGACCGGCCCTCGCAACTGGACCTGCCGGACACGGCCCCCGCCTCCACGGGGGTGTACGCACCGACGCTGCGCCACCACGACGGTCTGTTCTGGCTGATCACGACCGTGGTCGCAGGAGCGGGCAACGTCCTGGTGACCGCCGAGGACCCGGCGGGGCCCTGGTCGGATCCGGTGCCGGTGGGCGTGCCCGGCATCGACCCGGACCTGGCCTGGGAGGAGGACGGAACCTGCTGGTGCGTGTTCTCCGCGGGCGGCATCCGCGGCGTGCGCATCGACCCGAAGTCGGGCCGACTGCTGGGCGAGCCGGTGCCGATGTGGTCGGGCAGCGGACTGCAGTACCCCGAGGGGCCGCACCTGTACCGGATCGGCGACTGGTGGTACCTGCTGCTGTCGGAGGGCGGCACCGAACGCGGCCACGCGCTGTCGGTCGCCCGGGCCCGCACCCTGCCGGGGCCGTTCGAACCGCACCCGGCGAACCCCGTGCTGTCCCACCGCAGTACCGGCCATCCGGTGCAGAGCACGGGCCACGGCGATCTGGTGCAGGCGGGCGACGGCACGTGGTGGATGGTGCTGCTGGGCACCAGGCCGCGCGGCGACACCCCGATGTACCACGGCATGGGCCGCGAGACGTTCCTGGCACCGGTGCGCTGGGAGGACGGGTGGCCGCTGCCCGGCCCGCTGGAACCGCGGGCCGAGGCCCCGGCGCTCACACCGCATCCCTGGCCACGGGAACCCGACCGGGACGACTTCGACTCCCCCACGCTCGCGCCGTGCTGGGTCTCGCTGCGGCGCAACGACCCCGAGGCCACACGTCTCGACGAACGGCCGGGCCACCTGGTCCTGCACGCCCGCGCGGACAGCCTCGACACACCCGGCGCGCTCTTCGTCGGACGACGCCAGCGCGACCCCGACTGCACCGCGCGCACCCTGGCCGACATCACCGGCGACGGCCGGGGCGGGCTCGCGGTACGCCTGGACGAGGCCCACCACTACGAGGTGGAGGTGGCAGACGGCACGGTCCGCGCGGTCGCCAGGATCGGACCGCTGCGCCAGGCGATAGCCCAACGGCCCGTCCCCGACGGCCCGGTGACCCTGCGCATCGACGTCACCACCACCGACGTGCTGCCGCCCTCGGTCACCGTCCGCGATCCGCAGACGGCTCCCCCGTCCGGTCTTCGCGCCGGCGGCCCCGACACCCTCCGCCTGGGCTACGAGACCGACGGCGGCCGCTTCGAGGTCCTCGCGGAACTCGACGGCCGCTACCTCACCACCGAGGTCGCCGGCGGTTTCACCGGCCGGGTCTTCGGCATGTACGCCACGCGGGGCAGCGCCGCCTTCGACTGGTTCGAGCTGCGCCCGGCCTGA
- a CDS encoding MarR family winged helix-turn-helix transcriptional regulator yields the protein MSERAGISTAKEAADHESILAFGRLQGAANRLEYILGRALEEECGISHLMFEVLLILGRAGAPGLSMRAIAQEQILTTGGATRLVDRMEAAGLVARASSPDDRRGKLVRLTPLGEETTVRASRVHVGNIERYFTQPLPAEERERFAENLRILSHSARDVLPRLP from the coding sequence GTGAGTGAGCGGGCGGGGATCAGCACGGCGAAGGAGGCCGCCGACCACGAGTCGATCCTGGCGTTCGGGCGGCTGCAGGGGGCGGCCAACCGGCTGGAGTACATCCTGGGGCGGGCGCTGGAGGAGGAGTGCGGCATCAGCCACCTGATGTTCGAGGTGCTGCTGATCCTCGGCCGGGCGGGCGCGCCGGGTCTGTCGATGCGGGCCATCGCCCAGGAACAGATCCTGACCACGGGCGGCGCGACCCGGCTGGTGGACCGTATGGAGGCCGCGGGGCTCGTGGCGCGTGCGTCCTCCCCCGACGACCGCCGCGGGAAACTGGTGCGGCTCACTCCGCTGGGCGAGGAGACGACGGTCCGCGCCTCCCGGGTCCACGTGGGGAACATCGAGCGGTACTTCACGCAGCCGCTCCCCGCCGAGGAGCGCGAGCGGTTCGCGGAGAACCTGCGCATCCTCAGCCACTCGGCCCGGGACGTGCTGCCCCGCCTGCCCTGA
- a CDS encoding aromatic ring-hydroxylating dioxygenase subunit alpha: MPHMTAFARNQWYVAAYAHEVGRELLGRTILGEPLVFYRTEEDGRPVALHDRCVHRRYPLSESGLDGDRIVCGYHGFTYDTTGACVYVPGQKRVPRTARVASYPVVEQDALIWVWIGDPALADPEVIPRARHLDAPGWLTVRGMEPIDADYGLLVDNLLDLSHETYLHGGYIGTPEVAETPITTEVDEGAGIVRVSRHMDDAECPPFYARSTGIEGRITRWQDIEYHAPCLYLLHSRIAPVGVLPEADGSDPNGFHTEITYAITPSADGKVYDFWMVSRDWATDDDEVTEFLRANNHTVVMQDVDALNLLQKTLGTERTGYQELSINIDTGGLAARRILARLVEEGEKPMETVL, from the coding sequence ATGCCTCACATGACCGCGTTCGCCAGGAACCAGTGGTACGTCGCCGCCTACGCCCACGAGGTGGGGCGTGAGCTGCTCGGCCGGACGATTCTCGGTGAGCCGCTCGTCTTCTACCGCACCGAGGAGGACGGCCGGCCCGTCGCCCTGCACGACCGCTGCGTGCACCGCCGCTACCCGCTCTCCGAGAGCGGGCTCGACGGGGACCGGATCGTCTGCGGCTACCACGGCTTCACGTACGACACGACGGGCGCGTGCGTGTACGTGCCCGGTCAGAAACGCGTTCCCCGTACCGCCCGCGTCGCCTCCTACCCGGTGGTCGAGCAGGACGCCCTGATCTGGGTGTGGATCGGCGACCCGGCCCTCGCCGACCCGGAGGTCATACCGCGGGCCAGGCACCTCGATGCGCCCGGCTGGCTCACCGTGCGGGGCATGGAGCCGATCGACGCCGACTACGGGCTGCTCGTCGACAACCTCCTCGACCTGTCCCACGAGACGTATCTGCACGGCGGGTACATCGGCACGCCCGAGGTCGCCGAGACGCCGATCACCACGGAGGTGGACGAGGGCGCGGGCATCGTCCGGGTGAGCCGGCACATGGACGACGCCGAGTGCCCGCCGTTCTACGCCCGTTCCACCGGCATCGAGGGGCGGATCACCCGCTGGCAGGACATCGAGTACCACGCGCCCTGTCTGTACCTGCTGCACAGCCGCATCGCGCCGGTGGGTGTCCTGCCCGAGGCCGACGGGAGCGACCCGAACGGCTTCCACACGGAGATCACGTACGCCATCACGCCGTCCGCCGACGGCAAGGTGTACGACTTCTGGATGGTCTCGCGCGACTGGGCGACCGACGACGACGAGGTCACCGAGTTCCTGAGGGCGAACAACCACACGGTGGTCATGCAGGACGTCGACGCGCTCAACCTGCTGCAGAAGACGCTGGGCACGGAACGGACCGGCTACCAGGAACTGAGCATCAACATCGACACGGGCGGTCTCGCCGCCCGCCGCATCCTCGCCCGGCTGGTCGAGGAGGGCGAGAAGCCCATGGAGACGGTCCTGTGA
- a CDS encoding PDR/VanB family oxidoreductase, with protein MTSYEAELVVDRRDPAADGVLALTLRHPLGEDLPGWEPGAHIDVVLGSGLERQYSLCGDPADRTSWRIAVLREPDGRGGSAYVHGQLQTGDKVVVRGPRNHFVLQPSPRYRFVAGGIGITPILPMLAAAEAAGADWTLLYGGRTRESIAFTAELSRYGDRVSIAPQDETGLLDLASVLGTPQPDTLVYCCGPGPLLDAVEERCAVWPKGALHVERFQPKVQETGADTEFEVVLERSGRTLTVPADVSVLDTVRAAGVEVLFSCTEGTCGTCETDVVDGTPDHRDSVLTDEEREAGETMLICVSRCRGKRLVLDL; from the coding sequence ATGACCTCGTACGAAGCCGAACTCGTCGTCGACCGCAGGGACCCGGCGGCCGACGGCGTGCTCGCCCTCACCCTCCGTCATCCGCTGGGCGAGGACCTGCCGGGCTGGGAGCCCGGCGCCCACATCGACGTCGTGCTGGGCTCCGGCCTGGAGCGCCAGTACTCGCTGTGCGGCGACCCCGCCGACCGGACCTCATGGCGGATCGCCGTCCTGCGCGAGCCCGACGGACGCGGCGGATCCGCCTATGTGCACGGGCAGTTGCAGACGGGGGACAAGGTCGTCGTCCGCGGCCCCCGCAACCACTTCGTCCTCCAGCCGTCGCCCCGCTACCGCTTCGTCGCGGGCGGCATCGGCATCACGCCCATCCTGCCGATGCTGGCCGCCGCGGAGGCTGCGGGCGCGGACTGGACGCTGCTGTACGGCGGCAGGACCCGCGAATCCATCGCGTTCACCGCGGAGTTGAGCCGGTACGGGGACAGGGTGAGCATCGCCCCGCAGGACGAGACGGGGCTGCTGGACCTCGCCTCCGTGCTCGGCACCCCGCAGCCGGACACCCTCGTCTACTGCTGCGGCCCCGGTCCGCTGCTGGACGCGGTGGAGGAGCGGTGCGCGGTGTGGCCGAAGGGCGCGCTGCACGTCGAGCGCTTCCAGCCCAAGGTGCAGGAGACGGGCGCGGACACGGAGTTCGAAGTGGTCCTGGAGCGTTCGGGCCGTACGCTCACCGTCCCCGCGGACGTGTCCGTGCTCGACACCGTACGGGCGGCGGGCGTGGAGGTGCTCTTCTCCTGCACCGAGGGAACCTGCGGGACCTGCGAGACGGACGTCGTCGACGGGACGCCGGACCACCGCGACTCGGTGCTCACGGACGAGGAGCGAGAAGCCGGCGAGACCATGCTCATCTGTGTGTCCCGGTGCCGCGGGAAGCGCCTCGTGCTGGACCTGTGA
- a CDS encoding IclR family transcriptional regulator domain-containing protein — protein sequence MPAGAREPHFVRSFERGLAVIRAFDADHPELTLSEVARVSDLTRAAARRFLLTLFDLGYVATDGRTFRLTPRVLELGYSYLSSVTLPEIAEPHLEQLVAQIRESSSLCVLDGDDIVYVARVPTHRIMTATITVGTRFPAHLTSVGRVLLAQLPDEESDARLGRADLRPLTPRTITSADLLRTELRRVRRQGYAIVDQELEEGLRSVAVPVRDRDGEVVAAVNVPVHASRNSVESVRRDLLPHLLATVARIEADLRITGPARGASRGTGTHR from the coding sequence ATGCCTGCAGGAGCCCGCGAACCGCACTTCGTCCGTTCCTTCGAGCGTGGTCTCGCGGTCATCCGCGCCTTCGACGCCGACCACCCCGAGCTGACGCTCAGCGAGGTGGCGCGGGTCAGTGACCTGACCCGCGCGGCGGCCCGCCGCTTCCTGCTGACGCTCTTCGACCTGGGATACGTGGCGACGGACGGCCGGACGTTCCGCCTCACCCCGCGCGTCCTCGAACTCGGCTACTCGTACCTGTCCAGTGTCACGCTGCCGGAGATCGCCGAGCCGCACCTGGAACAACTCGTCGCGCAGATACGGGAGTCGTCGTCCCTGTGCGTCCTCGACGGCGACGACATCGTGTACGTGGCCCGGGTGCCCACCCACCGCATCATGACCGCCACGATCACCGTCGGTACCCGCTTCCCGGCCCATCTAACGTCCGTGGGCCGGGTGTTGCTCGCGCAGCTGCCCGACGAGGAGTCCGACGCCCGGCTCGGGCGCGCGGACCTGCGCCCCCTGACGCCCCGCACGATCACGTCGGCCGACCTGCTGCGCACCGAGCTGCGCCGGGTGCGCCGTCAGGGGTACGCGATCGTCGACCAGGAACTGGAGGAGGGCCTGCGCTCGGTCGCCGTCCCGGTGCGCGACCGGGACGGCGAGGTGGTGGCGGCGGTCAACGTCCCCGTGCACGCCAGCCGCAACTCCGTGGAGTCCGTACGCCGTGACCTGCTGCCCCATCTGCTGGCCACGGTCGCCCGGATCGAGGCGGACCTGCGGATCACAGGTCCAGCACGAGGCGCTTCCCGCGGCACCGGGACACACAGATGA
- a CDS encoding ABC transporter substrate-binding protein codes for MRRLLIGLTAGAVLAAATACGSSDSSGSDDKDKASGGTTTIKVGVIPIVDVAPMYLGEKKGFYSKRGIKLSLTSAQGGAAIVPGVVADQFDFGFSNTTSLLIARSKNVPVKAVANGVASTGKQKADFAELAVKKGSPLKSAKDVEGKKVAVNTLNNICDTSVNESVRKDGGDPSEVKFVEMPFDQMPAALAGGQVDAACVVEPALATIKSQGGTSIASLFVDVSPDLTVAMYFTSERYAQKNPGMVKKFQEATAESLEYADSHPEEVREIITTYTKIPDTLLEQLTLPRWPAEPDRASIERLAELGQQDGLFDKAPDLDKLLP; via the coding sequence ATGCGTCGTCTGCTCATCGGCCTCACGGCCGGCGCCGTGCTGGCCGCCGCGACGGCCTGCGGTTCGTCCGACTCCTCGGGGTCGGACGACAAGGACAAGGCGTCCGGCGGCACCACCACGATCAAGGTCGGCGTCATCCCCATCGTCGACGTCGCCCCCATGTACCTGGGTGAGAAGAAGGGGTTCTACAGCAAGCGGGGCATCAAGCTGTCGCTGACGAGCGCGCAGGGCGGAGCGGCCATCGTGCCCGGCGTCGTCGCCGACCAGTTCGACTTCGGCTTCAGCAACACGACGTCCCTGCTGATCGCCCGGTCGAAGAACGTGCCGGTCAAGGCCGTTGCCAACGGCGTCGCCTCCACCGGCAAGCAGAAGGCCGACTTCGCGGAACTCGCCGTGAAGAAGGGCAGTCCGCTCAAGTCCGCCAAGGACGTGGAGGGCAAGAAGGTCGCCGTCAACACGCTCAACAACATCTGTGACACCTCGGTCAACGAATCGGTCCGCAAGGACGGCGGGGACCCCTCCGAGGTGAAGTTCGTCGAGATGCCCTTCGATCAGATGCCGGCCGCGCTCGCGGGCGGACAGGTGGACGCGGCCTGCGTCGTGGAGCCCGCGCTCGCCACCATCAAGTCCCAGGGCGGCACCAGCATCGCGTCGCTCTTCGTCGATGTGTCGCCGGACCTCACCGTGGCCATGTACTTCACCTCCGAGCGGTACGCGCAGAAGAACCCCGGGATGGTGAAGAAGTTCCAGGAGGCGACCGCCGAGTCGCTCGAGTACGCCGACAGCCATCCGGAAGAGGTCCGCGAGATCATCACCACGTACACGAAGATCCCCGACACCCTCCTGGAGCAGCTGACCCTGCCCCGCTGGCCCGCCGAGCCGGACCGCGCCTCCATCGAGAGGCTGGCCGAACTGGGGCAGCAGGACGGGCTGTTCGACAAGGCACCGGACCTGGACAAGCTGCTGCCGTGA
- a CDS encoding ABC transporter permease, protein MRGANALLGASGLAAFLALGEAVPRLGVVDEDYFPPTSRIADAFATELADEAFWTALGDTLTGWALGLVIAVTAGILAGVLISVTPYLREATASTIEFLRPIPSVALIPLAVLLYGTELRSVLLLVVYASFWQVLVQVMYGVQDVDPVAEETARSYGLGTWARIRHVLWPTALPYVMTGVRLAAAVALILAVTAELVIGAPGLGARIAVAQTSQAVPEMYALVVVTGLLGLLINVGARTVERRALAWHQSVRGEVAV, encoded by the coding sequence GTGAGAGGCGCCAACGCCCTCCTGGGCGCATCCGGGCTCGCAGCCTTCCTCGCCCTGGGCGAGGCGGTGCCGCGGCTCGGCGTGGTCGACGAGGACTACTTCCCGCCGACCAGCCGCATCGCCGACGCGTTCGCGACGGAACTCGCGGACGAGGCGTTCTGGACCGCGCTCGGGGACACGCTCACCGGCTGGGCGCTGGGCCTCGTGATCGCCGTGACCGCGGGCATCCTCGCGGGGGTCCTGATCTCGGTCACCCCGTACCTGCGCGAGGCGACCGCCTCGACGATCGAGTTCCTGCGCCCGATCCCGTCGGTCGCGCTGATCCCGCTGGCCGTGCTGCTGTACGGCACCGAACTGCGCTCGGTCCTCCTGCTGGTCGTCTACGCGTCGTTCTGGCAGGTCCTCGTCCAGGTCATGTACGGCGTCCAGGACGTCGACCCGGTCGCCGAGGAGACGGCCCGCTCGTACGGCCTCGGCACCTGGGCGCGGATCCGGCACGTGCTGTGGCCCACGGCCCTCCCGTACGTCATGACGGGTGTGCGGCTGGCCGCGGCGGTGGCGCTGATTCTCGCCGTGACCGCCGAACTCGTCATCGGAGCACCGGGGTTGGGCGCCCGCATCGCCGTCGCCCAGACGTCGCAGGCGGTGCCGGAGATGTACGCCCTGGTGGTGGTCACCGGTCTGCTCGGACTGCTCATCAACGTGGGCGCACGGACGGTGGAGCGGCGGGCGCTGGCCTGGCACCAGTCCGTGCGCGGGGAGGTGGCGGTGTGA
- a CDS encoding ABC transporter permease has translation MRGVEAVLLRLLLVVALPALLVVVWWFASDDSTDVYWPPLRTILTTFPDVWTGERLRGDVLPSLLRLTAGYACAAVAGVALGTVIGSYRRVRAVCEPVLEFLRAVPPPVLVPVIMLFAGIGDTMKIAVIASGCVWPILLNTVEGVRAVDSVMSETARSYGITGPARLRHLVLRSASPQIFAGLRQALSIGIILMVISEMFAASNGLGFTIVQFQRGFAIPDMWTGILLLGLLGFVLSVVFRLVERRALGWYHGRRDASRRSS, from the coding sequence GTGAGGGGTGTCGAGGCCGTCCTGCTGCGGCTCCTCCTCGTCGTGGCGCTGCCCGCACTGCTCGTCGTGGTGTGGTGGTTCGCGTCGGACGACAGCACCGACGTCTACTGGCCGCCGCTGCGCACCATTCTCACCACGTTCCCCGACGTGTGGACCGGCGAGCGGCTGCGCGGGGACGTGCTGCCCAGTCTGCTGCGGCTGACGGCCGGTTACGCGTGCGCGGCCGTCGCGGGGGTGGCGCTGGGCACGGTGATCGGCTCGTACCGCCGGGTGCGGGCGGTGTGCGAACCGGTGCTGGAGTTCCTGCGCGCGGTGCCGCCGCCCGTGCTCGTCCCGGTCATCATGCTGTTCGCGGGCATCGGCGACACGATGAAGATCGCGGTGATCGCGAGCGGCTGCGTGTGGCCGATCCTGCTCAACACGGTCGAGGGTGTGCGGGCCGTGGACTCCGTGATGTCGGAGACGGCCCGCTCGTACGGCATCACGGGCCCGGCCCGCCTGCGGCACCTGGTGCTGCGTTCGGCGAGCCCGCAGATCTTCGCGGGTCTGCGCCAGGCACTGTCGATCGGCATCATCCTGATGGTCATCAGCGAGATGTTCGCCGCCAGCAACGGGCTCGGCTTCACCATCGTCCAGTTCCAGCGCGGCTTCGCCATCCCCGACATGTGGACCGGGATCCTGCTGCTCGGTCTGCTCGGCTTCGTGCTGTCGGTCGTCTTCCGGCTGGTCGAGCGCCGTGCGCTCGGCTGGTACCACGGCCGGCGTGACGCCTCCCGGCGGTCGTCGTGA
- a CDS encoding ABC transporter ATP-binding protein translates to MLDVSGLKKVYEGSGRRVEAVRDLTFSVDAGELVCLVGPSGCGKTTLLKCVGGLLTPTAGEVSVGGRRVTGPPPDMAIVFQEYGRSLFPWMRVRENVELPLRQKKLSAARRRELVADALDSVGLTDAAGAYPWQLSGGMQQRVAIARALAYEPGVLLMDEPFAAVDAQTRADLEDLVRGLWRQRGITILFVTHDIDEAVYLGERVLILSSSPTVVQEQLKIDLPADRDQLHTRVSPRFAELRTHVYEQIQTAKRGAPVDRVVKDLSPGTPPAR, encoded by the coding sequence ATGCTCGACGTAAGCGGCCTCAAGAAGGTCTACGAGGGGTCGGGCCGGCGCGTGGAGGCGGTACGCGACCTGACCTTCTCGGTGGATGCCGGCGAACTCGTGTGTCTCGTCGGGCCGTCGGGCTGCGGCAAGACGACGCTGCTGAAGTGCGTGGGCGGGCTGCTCACGCCCACGGCCGGCGAGGTGTCGGTCGGGGGCCGCCGGGTGACCGGCCCGCCCCCGGACATGGCCATCGTCTTCCAGGAGTACGGGCGCAGTCTGTTCCCGTGGATGAGGGTGCGCGAGAACGTCGAACTTCCGCTCAGGCAGAAGAAGTTGAGCGCGGCCCGGCGGCGTGAGCTGGTCGCCGACGCCCTGGACTCCGTCGGTCTCACGGACGCCGCGGGCGCGTATCCGTGGCAGCTCTCGGGAGGCATGCAGCAGCGAGTGGCCATCGCCCGCGCTCTGGCGTACGAGCCCGGAGTGCTGCTCATGGACGAGCCGTTCGCGGCGGTGGACGCGCAGACGCGTGCCGATCTGGAGGATCTGGTCCGCGGGCTGTGGCGGCAGCGGGGCATCACGATCCTCTTCGTGACGCACGACATCGACGAGGCCGTCTATCTCGGCGAACGGGTGCTGATCCTCTCCTCCTCCCCGACGGTCGTGCAGGAGCAGCTGAAGATCGACCTCCCTGCCGACCGGGACCAGTTGCACACACGGGTGTCCCCGCGCTTCGCCGAACTGCGGACCCATGTGTACGAACAGATCCAGACGGCGAAGCGCGGGGCACCGGTCGACCGTGTGGTGAAGGACCTCAGTCCAGGTACGCCTCCAGCTCGCTGA